Below is a genomic region from Streptomyces ferrugineus.
GGGCCGGTGCCGAGTCCGCCACCCGGGACAGGCACGCGGCCGCGGGGACCGCCTCGGCGATACGGCCGTTCGCGGCGACCGTGAGGGCGAGGGCGACCGGGACCGTCTCGGCGGCGGCGATGCCGTAGCTGTAGACGTGGTCGACGATCTGGTGCTCGAGGAGGGGGATCAGGGCGAAGGCGCTGTCGGCGGACCGCGCGAGGTGCAGTGCGTGGCGGGCGTTGCGGCCGATCTCCGTCTCCTCGGGGAGTTCGGAGAGCGCCGCGGTCACACATGCGCCGGTCTCCGCGCCGGTCAGGGCCAGTGCCACGGCCGCCGCCATCGCCCTCGCGCCGTGCACGCCGTCGCCGTCCTGGGTGTAGCGGGCGTCGAACTCGGCGAGGTCGGCGGCGCGGTGGGGGTCGCCGGGGTGGGCCACGGCCAGGACACAGGCGCGTACGCAGGCCGCGTCGTCGAAGTAGTGCGGGTTGTCATGGCCGGTGGCGGGTGGACGCAGGCCGGTGGCGAGGTTGCCGAGGCCGGCTCGGACGGAGATGCGGGCGCGCAGGGGGAGGACGGCCGACTCGATCTCGGGGGCGCGGTCCGCCGCCGCGGCGATCTCGTCTGCCAGGGCGCTCCAGGTGAGGTCGATCGCGGCTCGGGTGCGGCGTTCCCGGCTCAGGTCGCCGAGGGCTGTGTCGTCGCCGGCTCGGAGGAGGGCCTCTGCGGTGAAGGCCGCCCATTCCGCGTCGTCGGAGGGGCCCAGGCGGAGGGGCTCCGGGGGCTGGTTCAGGGCGATGGGGACGGGGAGGGTGGTGGTGGCGTTGTGCTCGGCGAAGGTGTCGAGTTCGCGGGTGAGGCGGCGGGTCCATTCGGGCATACGGGCGGCTCGGTGGCGGGCGGCGGGCCAGCCGGCCGCGTCGCCTGCGGCTAGGCCTAGGAGGAGGCCGAGGGTGTGTTGAGCGGCCTCGGCTTCGCCTTCGGCCTGTTTGTTCCCACCCGCACCGCCCGTGCGACTTTCGTCGTCGAGTGCGGGTGGCCCTTGTGGGGGTTCCTCGCCGTCGACGACTGCGGGAGGTGCCTCTGCTGGGATTCCCTCGTCCCAAGGCGTCGGCGGCGTCATCGTCGGCCCCTCCACTTTCCGTTCTCGCCCGGTGTCAGCAGCTCCGCCACGTCCAGGACGTGGTGGCCCGCCATCGACGGCAGGCAGCTTCCCCGCGCCGGGCCGATCGCCGACGCCCAGTCGGCCGGGATCGCCGGCTCGCCCTGGGTCGCGCCCGCCAGTGCCCCGGCCACCGCTGCCGTCGTGTCGGCGTCGCGGCCCATGTTCACGGCCGTCAGGACCGCCTGGACGAAGTCGCCGTCCGCCGCCGCGTACGCGCCGAAGGCCAGTGCGACCGCCTCGGGGGCCAGGTCGGTCCACGGGTAGCCGCCGATCACGACCGCGGAGCGGACCGCGCGTTCGCCGCGGTGGGCCACCGCCACCGCCCGCCGCAGTGATCTGGCCGTCCAGGAGTCGTCCGGGATCACCGCCAGGGCGGAGGCGACCACGGCGATGGTCGGTGCGCCCGCCATCGCCGCCGCCACGCCCGCGGCCACCGCCTGCCCGCCGTAGATGCCCTCGCCGTCGTG
It encodes:
- a CDS encoding ADP-ribosylglycohydrolase family protein, which gives rise to MPSIACIPSVPAPGYVADLRERARGALLGLAVGDALGAPAENMKPSEIRARWGRVTGFVTDSPSGTDDTEYAIFSGLLLARHGSALTPAHVEAAWHEWIADRAEGPFRGAGFSERGTLENLRRGLAAPISAQHRHAWSDGLAMRAAPFGVFAAGRPSEAARLVAIDGSVSHDGEGIYGGQAVAAGVAAAMAGAPTIAVVASALAVIPDDSWTARSLRRAVAVAHRGERAVRSAVVIGGYPWTDLAPEAVALAFGAYAAADGDFVQAVLTAVNMGRDADTTAAVAGALAGATQGEPAIPADWASAIGPARGSCLPSMAGHHVLDVAELLTPGENGKWRGRR
- a CDS encoding ADP-ribosylglycohydrolase family protein, producing MTPPTPWDEGIPAEAPPAVVDGEEPPQGPPALDDESRTGGAGGNKQAEGEAEAAQHTLGLLLGLAAGDAAGWPAARHRAARMPEWTRRLTRELDTFAEHNATTTLPVPIALNQPPEPLRLGPSDDAEWAAFTAEALLRAGDDTALGDLSRERRTRAAIDLTWSALADEIAAAADRAPEIESAVLPLRARISVRAGLGNLATGLRPPATGHDNPHYFDDAACVRACVLAVAHPGDPHRAADLAEFDARYTQDGDGVHGARAMAAAVALALTGAETGACVTAALSELPEETEIGRNARHALHLARSADSAFALIPLLEHQIVDHVYSYGIAAAETVPVALALTVAANGRIAEAVPAAACLSRVADSAPALAGALTGALGGGTSIPVTWRETCRTLSGCVLPRLTGTDLVELAELLEASQPARAGG